The following are from one region of the Paenibacillus sabinae T27 genome:
- the gcvH gene encoding glycine cleavage system protein GcvH → MSEVLDNLRYSEEHEWAQQGEGQIVRVGITDHAQHLLGDIVFVEFPEIGTAVSAGDSVGSIESVKTVSELYSPISGTVTRVNEALEDSPELLNGQPYGEGWIYEVEIEGDYASATAGLLDAAAYRELVGE, encoded by the coding sequence ATGAGTGAAGTGCTAGACAATCTCCGGTACAGCGAAGAGCATGAGTGGGCGCAGCAGGGCGAAGGCCAAATCGTGCGCGTAGGCATCACCGACCATGCCCAGCATCTGCTTGGCGATATCGTATTCGTGGAGTTTCCGGAAATCGGCACGGCGGTGAGCGCCGGCGACAGCGTAGGCAGCATCGAATCGGTCAAGACCGTATCCGAATTATATTCTCCGATTTCGGGAACGGTGACACGGGTCAACGAGGCGCTGGAAGACAGCCCCGAGCTGCTAAACGGGCAGCCGTACGGCGAGGGCTGGATTTACGAGGTGGAGATCGAGGGCGATTACGCTTCCGCGACGGCCGGGCTGCTGGATGCGGCGGCTTATCGTGAGCTGGTTGGGGAGTAG
- the gcvT gene encoding glycine cleavage system aminomethyltransferase GcvT, translating into MSALKRTPFFAFYSAYPESRSIDFGGWELPVQFAGIQKEHEAVRSRAGLFDVSHMGEFMVTGSGAEAYLQRMTTNDVGRLADGQAQYSLLCYPDGGTVDDLLVYRLGEGRYMLVVNASNIGKDFQWLQDHLPESGVELTDRSEETLLLAVQGPHAERIISEVTDVPLADLKPFHFVERAAVCGVEVLLSRTGYTGEDGFELYAPVDAAAALWNGLLEAGSAHGLMPAGLGARDTLRFEAKLPLYGQELSQDISPLEAGLGFFVKLDKADFIGREALLAQKEQGVPRRLVGIEMIDRGIPRSHYPVYAGGQQIGEITTGTQSPTLKRNLGLALVDARYGEIGTELEVEIRGKRLKAAVVKAPFYKKSR; encoded by the coding sequence ATGAGCGCTTTGAAAAGAACGCCTTTTTTCGCCTTCTACTCCGCTTATCCGGAGTCCAGGAGCATTGATTTCGGCGGCTGGGAACTGCCGGTGCAGTTCGCCGGCATCCAGAAAGAGCACGAAGCGGTGCGCAGCCGTGCGGGTTTGTTCGACGTCTCGCATATGGGCGAATTTATGGTGACCGGCAGCGGAGCGGAAGCTTACCTGCAGCGCATGACGACCAACGATGTCGGCAGGCTCGCGGACGGCCAGGCGCAGTATTCGCTCCTCTGCTATCCGGATGGCGGCACGGTCGACGACCTGCTTGTCTACCGTCTGGGTGAAGGACGCTACATGCTGGTCGTGAATGCGTCCAACATCGGCAAGGACTTCCAGTGGCTTCAGGACCATCTGCCGGAGAGCGGCGTGGAGCTTACGGACCGCTCGGAGGAGACGCTGCTGCTCGCGGTTCAGGGGCCGCATGCCGAGCGGATCATAAGCGAAGTCACCGATGTGCCGCTGGCGGATCTGAAGCCGTTCCATTTCGTGGAACGGGCAGCCGTGTGCGGCGTGGAAGTGCTGCTGTCGCGCACAGGCTATACCGGCGAGGACGGCTTCGAGCTGTATGCTCCGGTTGACGCTGCGGCGGCGCTGTGGAACGGGCTGCTCGAAGCGGGCAGCGCCCACGGGCTTATGCCGGCTGGCCTCGGCGCGCGCGACACGCTTCGCTTCGAAGCGAAGCTGCCGCTGTACGGCCAGGAGCTGTCGCAGGACATCTCGCCGCTGGAAGCCGGGCTCGGCTTCTTCGTGAAGCTGGATAAGGCCGATTTTATCGGCCGCGAGGCGCTGCTGGCCCAGAAGGAGCAGGGCGTTCCGCGCCGCCTGGTCGGCATTGAAATGATCGACCGCGGCATTCCCCGGTCGCATTATCCGGTATATGCGGGCGGCCAGCAGATCGGCGAGATTACGACCGGCACGCAGTCGCCGACGCTGAAGCGGAACCTGGGGCTTGCCCTGGTGGATGCCCGGTACGGCGAAATCGGAACGGAACTGGAAGTTGAAATTCGCGGCAAGCGGCTTAAAGCCGCCGTCGTGAAAGCCCCTTTTTACAAGAAGAGCCGTTAA
- the gcvPA gene encoding aminomethyl-transferring glycine dehydrogenase subunit GcvPA: MKHRYLPMTEQDRSEMLAEIGIQSVEELFADIPEAVRYKGRLPMSEALDEYALLRHMKRLSDKNADFDSHISFLGAGLYDHHVPVVINHVISRSEFYTAYTPYQPEISQGELQAIFEFQSYICELTGMKVANASMYDGATALSEAAVLASGATKRKKIVVSSAVHPEARQVLKTSAAGLGLEIAEVGCTDGVTDLALLAQAIDGDTAAVLVQYPNFFGCIENLAAIEKLTHDAKALLVVSANPLALGVLETPGKLGADIVVGDAQPLGINASLGGPTCGYFAVAEHLMRRIPGRIVGQTVDRSGKRGFVLTLQAREQHIRREKATSNICSNQALLALCASVYLSVMGKEGVREVGGLNIRKSHYAAARLGAIQGVKVAFGSPFFNEFVLKLPEGSDPGAVNAKLLKEGFLGGYDLGKDYPELAGHMLIAVTEKRSKSEIDEFASALEGCL; this comes from the coding sequence ATGAAGCATCGTTATCTGCCAATGACCGAGCAGGACCGCAGCGAAATGCTGGCGGAAATCGGGATTCAGTCCGTGGAAGAGCTGTTCGCCGATATTCCCGAAGCCGTGCGCTACAAAGGCCGGTTGCCCATGTCCGAAGCGCTGGACGAATACGCCCTGCTGCGGCATATGAAACGTCTCTCGGACAAAAACGCCGACTTCGACAGCCACATCAGCTTTCTGGGCGCGGGCCTCTACGATCACCATGTTCCCGTCGTCATCAACCATGTCATTTCCCGTTCGGAATTTTATACGGCTTACACGCCTTACCAGCCGGAGATCAGCCAGGGCGAGCTGCAGGCGATCTTCGAATTCCAGTCGTACATCTGCGAGCTGACCGGCATGAAGGTCGCCAACGCCAGCATGTACGACGGCGCGACGGCCTTGTCCGAGGCGGCGGTACTGGCTTCCGGCGCTACGAAGCGCAAGAAAATCGTCGTCAGCAGCGCGGTTCATCCCGAAGCGCGGCAGGTGCTGAAGACGTCCGCCGCCGGACTCGGCCTTGAAATCGCCGAGGTCGGCTGCACAGACGGCGTCACCGATCTTGCACTGCTGGCGCAGGCGATTGACGGCGACACAGCGGCGGTGCTGGTACAGTACCCGAACTTCTTCGGGTGCATCGAGAACCTGGCCGCCATCGAGAAGCTGACGCATGACGCCAAGGCGCTGCTCGTCGTCAGCGCCAATCCCCTTGCCCTCGGCGTGCTGGAAACGCCGGGCAAGCTGGGCGCCGACATTGTCGTCGGCGACGCCCAGCCGCTCGGCATCAATGCCTCGCTCGGGGGGCCGACCTGCGGCTACTTCGCGGTCGCGGAGCATCTCATGCGCCGCATCCCCGGCCGCATCGTTGGCCAGACGGTCGACCGCAGCGGCAAGCGCGGCTTCGTGCTGACGCTGCAGGCCCGGGAGCAGCATATCCGCCGCGAGAAAGCGACGTCGAACATCTGCTCCAACCAGGCGCTGCTCGCGCTCTGCGCGTCGGTCTACCTGTCCGTCATGGGCAAGGAAGGCGTCCGCGAGGTCGGCGGGCTGAACATCCGCAAGAGCCATTACGCCGCCGCCCGGCTTGGAGCTATCCAAGGCGTCAAGGTTGCCTTCGGCTCCCCGTTCTTCAACGAATTCGTGCTGAAGCTGCCGGAGGGCAGCGATCCGGGCGCGGTTAACGCCAAGCTGCTGAAAGAGGGCTTCCTCGGCGGTTACGATCTCGGCAAGGATTACCCGGAGCTTGCCGGCCACATGCTGATTGCCGTAACGGAGAAACGGAGCAAGAGTGAAATCGACGAATTTGCAAGCGCACTGGAGGGCTGTTTATGA
- the gcvPB gene encoding aminomethyl-transferring glycine dehydrogenase subunit GcvPB, which yields MKPEQSLIFELSRPGRAAYSLPECDVPAEEGLDTLIPAELLRSEPAVLPEVSEVDVIRHYTALSRRNFGVDNGFYPLGSCTMKYNPKINEDVARFPGFAKIHPYQPEESIQGALELMHTLQSDLAALTGMDAVSLQPAAGAHGEWTGLMMIRAYHEARGEVRTKVIVPDSSHGTNPASASAAGLTTVTIPSNEQGMVDLEALKQAVGSDTAALMLTNPSTLGLFETQIVEIARIVHEAGGLLYYDGANSNAIMGITRPGDMGFDVVHLNLHKTMSTPHGGGGPGAGPVGVKAKLAPFLPGPTVAKTEDGGFKLQAGGPQSIGRVKAYYGNFGILVRAYTYIRTYGPDGLREVSENAVLNANYMLSRLAPHFEVPYPGICKHEFVLSGKNLKPYGIRTLDVAKRLLDFGYHPPTVYFPLNVEECIMIEPTETESKETLDGFIDTMIRIVQESKETPEIVLNAPHTTEISRLDETQAARKPVLNCSCG from the coding sequence ATGAAACCGGAACAAAGCCTTATCTTTGAACTAAGCCGTCCCGGACGCGCCGCCTACTCCCTTCCGGAATGCGATGTGCCGGCGGAGGAAGGCCTGGATACGCTGATTCCCGCCGAGCTGCTGCGGAGCGAACCGGCGGTGCTGCCGGAAGTGTCCGAGGTGGATGTCATCCGCCATTACACCGCTCTGTCCCGCCGCAACTTCGGCGTCGACAACGGCTTCTATCCGCTCGGCTCCTGTACGATGAAATATAATCCGAAGATCAACGAGGATGTTGCCCGCTTCCCGGGATTCGCGAAGATCCATCCGTACCAGCCGGAGGAGAGCATCCAGGGCGCGCTGGAGCTGATGCATACGCTGCAGAGCGACCTGGCCGCGCTGACCGGCATGGATGCCGTATCGCTCCAGCCCGCCGCCGGCGCGCACGGCGAATGGACCGGGCTGATGATGATCCGCGCCTATCACGAAGCGCGCGGCGAAGTCCGGACCAAGGTCATCGTTCCGGACTCCTCGCACGGCACGAACCCGGCCAGCGCTTCGGCGGCCGGGCTGACGACAGTGACCATTCCGTCCAATGAACAGGGAATGGTCGATCTGGAGGCGCTGAAGCAAGCGGTCGGCAGCGACACCGCTGCGCTTATGCTGACCAACCCGAGCACGCTCGGCCTGTTCGAGACGCAGATTGTGGAGATCGCCCGGATCGTGCACGAAGCGGGCGGCCTGCTCTACTATGACGGCGCGAATTCGAACGCGATCATGGGCATTACCCGCCCCGGCGACATGGGCTTCGACGTTGTGCATCTCAACCTGCACAAGACGATGAGCACGCCGCACGGCGGCGGCGGCCCGGGCGCCGGTCCGGTAGGCGTCAAGGCGAAGCTGGCACCGTTTCTTCCCGGCCCGACTGTGGCCAAAACAGAGGACGGCGGCTTCAAGCTTCAAGCAGGCGGACCGCAGTCGATCGGCCGCGTGAAGGCATACTACGGCAACTTCGGCATTCTCGTTCGCGCCTACACGTACATCCGCACCTACGGTCCGGACGGACTGCGCGAGGTGTCGGAGAACGCGGTGCTGAACGCCAATTATATGCTGAGCCGCCTCGCGCCGCATTTCGAGGTGCCTTACCCCGGCATCTGCAAGCATGAATTCGTCCTGTCCGGCAAAAACCTGAAACCATACGGCATCCGCACGCTCGATGTCGCCAAACGCCTGCTCGACTTCGGCTACCATCCGCCGACCGTCTACTTCCCGCTTAATGTCGAGGAGTGCATCATGATCGAGCCGACCGAGACGGAGAGCAAAGAAACGCTCGACGGGTTCATCGATACGATGATCCGGATCGTGCAGGAATCGAAGGAGACGCCAGAAATCGTTCTGAACGCGCCGCATACTACGGAAATCAGCCGCCTTGACGAGACGCAGGCAGCGCGGAAGCCTGTGCTGAACTGCTCCTGTGGTTAA
- a CDS encoding helix-turn-helix transcriptional regulator, producing the protein MPKSKRLLELMLTVNRKRKFTVKELAQEFGVSPRTILRDLQELGELGVPLYSEVGPHGGYQVLNERILPPIAFTEEEAVALFFACHALRHYSFIPFETEASSALGKFYHYMSGDVRDRIDQMKNRVDFVIPVRQAESPFLSALLEAAVMQKVLRIGYKSQENVTVRDIQPIGIYASSGLWYCPAYCFLRGGVRLFRCDRIISVEEGDPEIKPLDLRSIHLDNWEDSFSDKSRYARCRVQLSEEGVRVCEAELGRRGLLQVREDGTGWIDGDIPIGEIPYFARLFIGLGSDAEVAEPLELIDCMRVKLKELLAKYDA; encoded by the coding sequence ATGCCCAAATCGAAAAGACTGCTGGAGCTGATGCTGACCGTCAACCGAAAGCGGAAATTTACCGTCAAGGAGCTGGCGCAGGAGTTCGGCGTGTCGCCAAGGACGATATTAAGGGATTTGCAGGAGCTTGGAGAGCTGGGCGTTCCCTTGTATTCGGAAGTGGGGCCGCACGGGGGCTATCAGGTGCTGAACGAACGGATTTTGCCACCTATCGCTTTTACCGAGGAGGAAGCGGTCGCTCTATTTTTCGCGTGCCACGCCCTGCGTCATTATTCTTTCATTCCTTTTGAGACAGAGGCGTCATCGGCGCTTGGAAAATTCTATCATTATATGTCCGGCGATGTGCGGGACCGAATCGATCAGATGAAGAACCGGGTGGATTTCGTCATTCCGGTCAGGCAGGCGGAGTCTCCCTTTCTGTCGGCGCTACTTGAAGCGGCCGTGATGCAAAAGGTCTTGCGGATCGGATACAAATCGCAGGAGAACGTTACGGTCCGGGACATTCAGCCGATCGGCATTTATGCCAGCAGCGGCCTGTGGTACTGTCCGGCGTACTGCTTCCTGCGCGGCGGGGTCCGTCTGTTCCGGTGCGACCGGATCATCAGTGTGGAGGAAGGAGACCCCGAAATCAAGCCGCTCGACCTGCGCAGTATTCATTTGGATAACTGGGAGGATTCTTTTTCGGACAAAAGCCGATATGCCCGCTGCCGCGTCCAATTGAGCGAGGAAGGGGTGAGGGTGTGCGAGGCGGAGCTGGGGCGGCGGGGGCTGCTGCAGGTTCGGGAAGACGGCACCGGCTGGATAGACGGAGATATTCCGATTGGAGAAATCCCTTACTTCGCCAGACTGTTCATTGGCCTTGGGAGCGACGCCGAGGTGGCGGAACCGCTGGAGCTGATTGACTGCATGAGGGTGAAGCTGAAGGAGCTGCTGGCCAAGTATGACGCGTAA
- a CDS encoding DinB family protein, producing MQAIIEMKGLLLHELEHIVRTSSKLIAKISPEHWDYRPRENMRSLLELAQHLVSVPSVDLLILQEQGQPDIRRTEEEINEARTAEKLSAWMDKGFQDLKAYMEGLSEEDFLHKATKPFYLEQGSVQAKWLIEIVTHAQHHRAQLFNYLKELGYEVNMFDLY from the coding sequence ATGCAAGCCATAATTGAAATGAAAGGTCTTCTCCTGCATGAACTGGAGCATATCGTTCGAACCTCTTCCAAGCTAATTGCCAAAATCTCTCCCGAACACTGGGACTACCGCCCCCGAGAAAATATGCGCTCCCTGCTGGAGCTGGCGCAGCATCTCGTCTCCGTTCCCTCAGTTGATCTGCTGATCCTGCAGGAGCAAGGACAGCCCGACATCCGCCGGACGGAAGAAGAGATTAACGAAGCCCGGACTGCGGAGAAACTGTCGGCGTGGATGGACAAAGGCTTTCAGGACTTGAAGGCCTACATGGAGGGTTTGAGCGAAGAGGATTTTCTTCACAAAGCCACCAAGCCTTTTTATTTGGAACAGGGGTCGGTGCAGGCGAAATGGCTGATTGAAATCGTCACCCATGCCCAGCATCACCGCGCGCAGCTCTTCAATTACCTGAAGGAACTGGGCTATGAAGTGAACATGTTTGATCTGTACTGA
- a CDS encoding alpha/beta fold hydrolase, with the protein MTDPIPNNHDSVSYHRKSFEGPDTVLSYIDFGGGGPPLVALHGHMNEGLFARHLAERFAREYRVIALDQRGHGESGRPASFDNDRYVADALALLDHLGIDHAVLLGHSLGGVVAYRLAARRPERVRALIIEDIGAAVDDDLGFAAEWPRRMPTREALIAVLGRLGPAFAYSMRQYEDGWGLPFVPEDMIRSQRKLNGNHWDDWLATDCPALLLHGMRSNCLSYGQAEEMARRRPNTKLVHLDAGHTIHFDAPDRYLEEIEQFLTETGAHS; encoded by the coding sequence ATGACCGATCCTATACCAAACAACCATGATTCCGTAAGCTATCATCGAAAATCCTTTGAAGGTCCGGACACGGTTTTGTCGTATATCGATTTTGGCGGCGGGGGACCTCCGCTGGTGGCTCTGCACGGCCATATGAACGAGGGATTGTTCGCCCGGCACCTTGCCGAAAGATTCGCCCGCGAATACCGGGTCATCGCGCTGGATCAGCGGGGGCATGGCGAATCCGGCCGTCCCGCAAGCTTTGATAACGATCGCTATGTCGCCGATGCGCTGGCGCTGCTCGATCATCTCGGCATCGATCATGCCGTATTGCTCGGGCACTCTCTTGGCGGCGTCGTCGCTTACCGGCTTGCCGCCCGCCGGCCGGAACGGGTACGGGCGCTTATTATTGAAGATATCGGCGCGGCCGTGGACGACGATCTGGGCTTTGCGGCCGAGTGGCCGCGGCGCATGCCGACCAGGGAAGCGCTGATTGCCGTTCTTGGGCGTCTGGGTCCGGCTTTCGCTTACTCGATGCGGCAGTATGAGGACGGATGGGGGCTGCCATTTGTCCCTGAGGATATGATTCGCTCCCAGCGGAAGCTGAACGGCAACCACTGGGACGACTGGCTCGCGACTGATTGTCCCGCCCTACTGCTTCATGGTATGCGAAGCAACTGCCTGTCTTACGGGCAGGCGGAAGAAATGGCGCGAAGAAGGCCGAACACGAAACTCGTCCATTTGGACGCCGGGCACACTATTCATTTTGACGCGCCGGATCGTTACCTGGAGGAAATTGAGCAGTTTCTGACCGAGACCGGCGCCCATTCTTAG
- a CDS encoding EAL domain-containing protein yields MLRKNNNKGTHNSTWLRRSSYEEIRPQHLNTQSFSPLWGASRIAGIYFIIGCLWILLTDKAVSALTSNADLIATINMVKGWFFVFMTALLIFVLILETLKRIRKVEEDLEVSYKNLMNTHENLESAYEEITATEEELRQQYDQLIENQRKLSDSEEKMQHLAYHDLLTDLPNKLNLYENGANLLAGSRGSAALMFVDIDNFKYINDTMGHGFGDRLIVEASKKLLSIVGDHGVIYRFGGDEFIILLHSLTDKGEAGMMASRILAGLKEAVDIDNSLVHISTSVGISLYPDHGSDIMELVKRADIAMYKAKEAGKGNFIVFDNPLNDTFAERMNIEKQLYTAMERNEFDLYYQPQVDLALNKVTGLEALLRWNSPELGPVSPFKFIKVAEDSHLIIPLGSWVLRKACAFLKKLHEQGFEHLTMSINISMLQLLQTDFNEVVLDTLHSSGLEPDYLELEITESILIQSYEHVGTKLNELREKNIKIALDDFGTGYSSLSYLTHLPISTLKIDKSFIDSIPAETNQAILLEQMLMIGKRMNMCVIAEGVERAEQLAYLQEQGCDKIQGYLFSKPLAAKEVERLLAGWECSGLFFSKSTETC; encoded by the coding sequence ATGCTGCGAAAAAACAACAATAAAGGCACCCACAACTCCACCTGGCTCAGGAGAAGCTCCTACGAAGAAATCCGTCCGCAGCATCTGAACACCCAAAGCTTCAGTCCTCTATGGGGAGCCTCGAGAATTGCAGGTATTTATTTTATTATCGGATGTTTATGGATTCTGCTGACCGACAAGGCCGTTTCCGCCCTCACCAGCAATGCCGATTTGATCGCCACAATCAATATGGTCAAGGGATGGTTCTTCGTTTTTATGACGGCACTTTTGATCTTTGTGCTCATTCTTGAAACGCTTAAGCGAATTCGGAAGGTGGAAGAAGATTTAGAGGTATCCTATAAAAATCTGATGAACACCCATGAGAATCTGGAATCCGCATACGAGGAGATCACGGCTACCGAAGAGGAGCTGCGGCAGCAGTATGATCAGTTGATCGAGAATCAGCGCAAGCTGAGCGATAGTGAAGAGAAAATGCAGCATCTGGCCTACCACGACCTGCTGACAGATCTTCCCAACAAACTGAATTTGTACGAGAACGGGGCAAATCTTCTCGCAGGCTCCAGAGGCAGTGCGGCCTTAATGTTCGTGGATATCGACAACTTTAAGTATATCAACGATACGATGGGCCATGGCTTCGGAGACCGTCTCATTGTAGAAGCCAGCAAGAAGCTGCTGTCCATCGTGGGAGATCACGGGGTTATATACCGGTTCGGAGGCGATGAATTTATTATTCTTCTCCATTCCCTGACGGACAAGGGAGAGGCTGGTATGATGGCGTCCCGCATTCTGGCCGGACTTAAAGAGGCCGTCGATATCGACAACAGTCTGGTTCACATCAGCACCAGTGTTGGAATCAGCCTCTATCCCGATCATGGCAGCGATATTATGGAGCTGGTCAAGCGGGCGGACATCGCCATGTACAAGGCAAAAGAAGCGGGCAAAGGCAACTTTATCGTGTTCGATAACCCCCTGAATGATACATTTGCCGAACGAATGAACATTGAGAAGCAGCTATACACCGCGATGGAACGGAATGAGTTCGACCTCTATTATCAGCCCCAGGTGGATCTGGCACTGAACAAGGTGACCGGTCTGGAAGCACTCCTACGCTGGAACAGCCCCGAACTGGGACCTGTCTCTCCATTTAAATTTATCAAAGTAGCCGAGGATTCGCATTTGATTATTCCTTTGGGAAGCTGGGTTCTGCGCAAAGCCTGCGCATTTTTGAAGAAGCTTCATGAGCAGGGCTTCGAACATTTGACCATGTCCATCAACATTTCGATGCTGCAGTTGCTGCAAACCGATTTTAATGAGGTTGTCCTGGACACGCTGCATTCCTCCGGGCTTGAGCCCGATTATCTGGAACTGGAGATCACGGAGTCCATATTGATCCAATCGTATGAGCATGTCGGCACCAAACTGAACGAACTGAGAGAAAAAAACATCAAAATTGCGCTGGATGATTTCGGGACCGGGTATTCTTCTTTAAGCTATCTGACCCATCTGCCGATCTCCACATTAAAAATCGACAAGTCCTTTATCGACTCCATTCCGGCGGAAACGAATCAGGCAATACTGCTCGAACAAATGTTGATGATCGGCAAACGGATGAACATGTGCGTCATTGCGGAGGGCGTAGAAAGAGCGGAGCAGCTGGCCTATTTGCAGGAGCAGGGCTGCGACAAAATCCAGGGTTATCTGTTCAGCAAACCACTTGCCGCGAAAGAAGTGGAGCGGTTGTTGGCTGGCTGGGAATGCTCCGGACTGTTCTTTTCCAAATCGACAGAAACTTGCTGA